A stretch of DNA from Streptomyces xanthii:
GGCGGCCTGCCCGAGGGACTCGTCCTCACGCTGCCGAAGGTGACGTACCCGGAGCAGGTCACCGCGATGGTGCGGCTCGTCGAGGCCTTCGAGAAGCAGCACGGCCTGGACGCCGGCCGGATCGGCTTCGAGATCCAGATCGAGACCAGCCAGTCCATCCTCGGCGCCGACGGCACCGCCGCCGTGGCCAAGATGATCGACGCCGCCGAAGGCCGCGCCACCGGTCTGCACTACGGCACCTTCGACTACAGCGCCTGCCTCGGCGTCTCCGCCGCCTACCAGGCCAGCGACCACCCGGCCGCCGACTACGCGAAGGCCGTCATGCAGGTCGCCGCCGCCGGCACGGGCGTCCGCGTCTCGGACGGCTCCACCAACGTCCTGCCGATCGGCACGACCGCCAAGGTCCACGACGCGATGCGCCTGCACTACGGCCTCACCCGCCGCGCCCTGGCCCGCGCCTACTACCAGGGCTGGGACATGCACCCGGGCCACATCCCCACCCGCTACGCCGCCGTCTTCGCCTTCTACCGCGAGGGCTTCGAGGCCGCCGCCGCGCGCCTCGCCGCCTACGCCAAGCAGGCCGCCGGCGACATCGCCGACGAGCCCGCCACCGCCAAGGCCCTCGCCGGCTACCTGCTGCGCGGCATGGACTGCGGTGCCCTCGACTCCGGCGAGGTCGTCAGCCGGACCGGCCTCACGCTCGCCGGGCTCGAGCACTACGCGGGCCCGCGCCGCGGCGACCTGACGGTCAAGGGCAAGTAGCCCCCGGCGCGCACTCCGTAGCGCGTCGCGAAGACTCTGTCCCTCCCCGGGGTCGGCCGGGGAGGGGCAGAAGTGTGTCCGGGGGTCCGCCGGCCGGGTCGGTGGGCGGGTGGCCGTTCGCCGGGGCGCGCCGGATGTGGCCGCGGCGTGGCGTCCCGGCTGTGTTCGCGCCGGGGCTCTCAGCTGGTCGCCGGGTGCGATGCCGCCGAAGTCGATCGGCGGCGCTGCTGCCCGGACCGCGAAACCGCTGCGTCCCGGACCGGCCTGACGGGTCAGTCGGCCGGAGGCAGCTCGCCCGAGCCGCGCCGGATCAGCCGCGTCGGCAGCTCGATGCGCTCCGGGAGCAGGGTCGCCCCGTCCAGCTGGCGGAACAGCCGCTCGGCGGCCGTGCGGCCCAGCTGCGCCGCGTCCTGCGCGACGACGGTCACGCCGGGGCTCAGCAGGTCGCCCAGCTCGATGTCGTCGAAGCCCACGAGCGCCACGGAGCGCCGCTGCTCGGCCAGGACACGGATCACGGTGACCGTCACACGGTTGTTCCCCGCGAAGATCGCGGTCACCGGGTCGGGCCCGGTCAGCATCTCCTCGGCGGCCCGCCGCACGCGCTCCGGGTCGGTGACGCCCAGCGACATCCAGCGGTCCGCCACCGGTATGCCGGCGTCCTCCATCGCGGCGCGGTAGCCGCGCAGTCGCTCCGCGGCCGTGTGGATGCGCGGCTGGTCGCCGATGAAGCCGATCCGCCGGTGCCCGCCCGCGATCAGGTGCGCGACGCCGTCCCGGGCCCCGCCGAAGCTGTCCGACAGGACCACGTCCGCGTCGATCCGCCCGGCCGGACGGTCCACGAACACGGTGGCCACACCCGCCGCGATCTCCGGCTCCAGATAACGGTGGTCGTCCCCGGCCGGGATCACCACGAGGCCGTCCACGCGCCGCGCGCACAGCGCGAGCACCAGCTCCTGCTCGCGCTCCGGGTCCTCCGCGCTCGACCCGTTGATGAGCAGCGCGCCGTGCGCCCGCGCGACCTCCTCCACGGCCCGGCTGAGCGGCCCGTAGAACGGGTCGGCGAGATCCTCCAGGACGAGGCCGATGCTCGCCGTACGGCCCTTGCGCAGGACGCGGGCGCTGTCGTTGCGCCGGAAGCCGAGTGCGGCGATCGCCTCCTGCACGCGCCGCTCGGTGTCCGGGGTGACGCCGGGTTCCCCGTTGACGACGCGGGACACGGTCTTGAGGCCGACTCCGGCCCGCGCGGCGACGTCCTTCATCGTCGGGCGGTTGCCGTAGCGGCTCTCGGTGCGGCGGGCGGTACGGTCCACTGTGCGCTGTCCTGTCCTGTCGTCGCGGCCGTGCGACCGGTCGAGGCGACCGCACTCGGAGGCGGGGCGACGGCCGTTCGTCAGGTGTTCATGATGCGGTATGCCGGTGTGGCGTCGAGCATAGGCCCTGGACAACGTTGTCAGGCTCGGGGGAGACTGTCGACCGCATGCTCAGGCTTCCTTACAGTTGCCTCCTCGACCTGCCTTTTCCCGGCCTTCCCCAGGGGGATCCGACACCGATGCACATGGACCTCGTCGCCGCGCTGGACATCGGCGGCACCAAGATCGCCGGCGCCCTGGTGGACGACCGGGGCCGCATCCTGCTGCGGGCGCAGCGGCCGACGCCCGCGCAGGAGGACGGCGACACGGTGATGGGCGCGGTCGAGGCGGTGCTCGACGAGCTCGCGGCCTCCCCGCTGTGGTCCGGCGCCCGCGCCGTGGGCATCGGCAGCGCGGGACCCGTGGACCGCCTCGGGGGCACGGTCAGCCCGGTCAACGTGCCCGGCTGGCGCGGCTTCCCGCTCGTCTCCCGCGTGCGGTCCCACGTCGGCGGCCTGCCCGTCGAGCTCGTCGGCGACGGCGTGGCGATGACGGCCGCCGAGCACTGGCAGGGCGCCGCGCGCGGTCACGACAACGCGCTGTGCATGGTGGTCTCCACCGGCGTCGGCGGCGGCCTGATCCTGGGCGGACAGCTGCACCCCGGCCCGACGGGCAACGCGGGCCACATCGGCCACATCAGCGTCGATCTCGACGGCGATCTCTGCCCCTGCGGTGCCCGCGGCTGCGTCGAGCGCATCGCGAGCGGTCCGAACATCGCGCGGCGCGCCCTCTCCGACGGCTGGCGCCCCGGGCCCGACGGTGACGCGTCCGCCGCCGCGGTGGCCCGCGCCGCCCGGGCGGGCGACCGGGCGGCCGTCGCCTCCTTCGAGCGCGCGGCCCAGGCCCTGGCCGCCGGCATCGCCGCCACCGCGACGCTCGTCGAGATCGACATCGCCGTCATCGGCGGGGGAGTGGCGAAGGCGGGCGAGGTCCTCTTCGCGCCGCTGCGCCGCGCCCTGCGCGACTACGCCACGCTCTCCTTCGTCCAGCGCCTCGAGGTGGCCCCCGCGTCCACGGGGACCGACGCGGGGCTCGTCGGGGCGGCCGCCGCGGCACTGCGCATGGGCGCACGCGCGGGCGAGGCGCATCCGCAGGCCGTGTGACGCCATGCCCGCCGGTGTTCCGCACACCGCCGTTCACCTGCCCTTCGCCCGGAATTCGTACGCGATTTCCGGGCATCGCGGGCTTCTGACGCCGTGCTTGAAGTGCGTGCTCCTGTTCCCCTACGGTCGCTGGAACGCGGCGCCCCCACAGCGCTCGTCCCCCACCCCCCTTACCCCCATGTACGCCGTCACGTCGTCTACCCGTGAGGGTCACCGAACCATGCGAGCGCTACTTTCCGGCAAGACCGCCCGACGGGCCCTGCGCCCGGTCGTCGACCTCATCGACCAGCGGATCGACCAGCGCGTCGAACGCCGCGTCGCACCTCTGCGCCATCGCCAGCGGCCTCTGGAGCTTCTGCTCGACGGCACGGGACGCGGACCGTCCCGGCTCCCCGCCCAGGTCCATCTCGACCGCCTCGTCGGGGAGTTGGAGCAGCTGACCGGCGACCGCGCGGGCGCGGAACGCAATGTCGCCCAGTCGTTCCGCCTCCTCATCGCCCTGGAGTCCCTCGGCGTCGGCCGCATCGCCGGCGGCACCATGAACATCTGCGGCAAGCTCTCCGCCGTCCCGCTGCTCGACCCGCCGAACGACGACGTCCTCGAGATCGGCACGCTCTACGGGATGTTCGGCGCGGCCATGATCCGGATGCTGGAGCGCGCGGGACGCGATCCGCGCCTGACGATCGTCGATCCGCTCGCCGGACTGCAGCTCCAGCCGGGCACCACCGAGGGCGCCGACCCGACGGGCACCCCCGTGCGGGGCGCCGCCGTCCGCACCAACCTCGCCCTCGCCGGCGAGGCGGGCGCCGCGGCCCGCATCCAGCGCGGCTTCTCCGGCGACCCGGACGTCCGCACCGCCGTCGCCGACCGCGCCTACGGCGTGATCATCGTCGACGGCGACCACTCGGCACCGGGCGTGGCGGCGGACCTGGCCTGGGCCGAGGAGATCGCGGCACCGGGCGCCATCGTCGTCCTCGACGACTTCGGCCACGCCAAGTGGCCGGGCATCAAGGAGGCGTTCGAGAAGCACATGGCGGGCGACACCCGCCTGAGGTTCCTGGGCCAGGCGGCCAACTCGGGGTTCCTGCGGGCGGATTGACGGCCGTCGACGGGCACCGGGCCGCACGCGCGCAGCAGGCTGCCCGGGCCTCAGCCGACGAGGCGCTCCACCAGGAGCAGGGCGCCGATGGCGATCATCATGGCGCCGCTGACGCGGGTGACGATGCGGGCGGCCGAGGGGCGGGTGCTCAGGACCGTGCGGGCCAGCACGCCGACGGCCAGATAGACGACCGCGCACGCGATGAGGTGCACGGTGCTCAGCAGGCCCGTCTGCGCGGCGGCCGGCCAGCCCGTGGCGGGGTCGATGAACTGCGGGAACAGGGAGAAGTACAGCAGCAGGGCCTTCGGGTTCAGGCCGCTGGTCCCCGCCCCCTTGATCATGGCTTGCAGCCGGGACGTGTCGGGGCCCTCTGCGGCTGCCGCCGGCACGGCCGGCTGCCGCAGCACGCCCCAGCCCAGCCACAGCAGATAGCCGGCGCCCGCGACGGTCAGTGCCGTGAGCGCGGCCGGGTAGCTCGCCACGACGACCGCCAGGCCGGCGACGGCGACGAGGGCGTAGACCGCGTGACCGGCGATCAGTCCGGCCACCGCCGGGACGACGGAACGCCCCCGCAGTCCGGCGGAGATCGCGTAGGCCCAGTCCGCGCCCGGAGTGAACACCAGCAGCAGGTCCACCATCAGGAAGGCCGCCAGCGTCGTCGTGTCCATCGATCGTTCCCTCTCGCATTGTTGCTCTGGAGGGAAGGCTAGGTCGAATGCCCCCGAAGGTGTTTGCATCCTTACCCCGCTACGGCGCTGCCTGGGGGAGAATATTCGCCATGGACGCCTTGGATCGGAAAATTCTTGCTGAGCTGCAGTTCGACGGCCGTCTGACGATCACCGAGCTGGCCGCCCGGGTGCAGCTCAGCGTCTCGCCCTGCCACCGCCGGCTGCGCGACCTCGAACGAGAGGGCGCGATCCGTGGCTACCGCGCGGTCGTCGACCCGGCGGCCGTCGGCCTGAACTTCGAGGCGCTGGTCTTCGCGACCCTGCGCTGGGAGACCCCGGACACGGTGACGGCCTTCGAAGAGGCGGTCACCGCCGTCCCGCACGTCCTCCAGGCGCAACGCCTCTTCGGCGAGCCGGACTACCTCCTGCGCGTGGCCACCAGCGACCTCGCCGCCTTCCAGCAGCTCTACGACGAACAGCTGGCGCGACTGCCCGGAGTCCAGCGCCTGACCTCCACCCTGGTCATGAAGAACGTGATCGCCGACCGGCCTCTGCCCGAGTAGGTGCGGCGGCCCGGAGCGGCCGGGATGTCCCGCGCTGCCGGTCCGCGCGGCGGCGGGTCTCCGCCCGCAGGGCCGTCAGCCACGGCCAGAGGTCGGGGAGGGCCTGTTCCGGGCACACCAGCACGTGCTCGATGCGACACTGCTGCGCGCCGTCCACGGGGCAGACGCCGTAGACGGTCACCCGGCCGTCGGACAGTTCGATCCACCGGCGCTCGGCGGGCACCACATGGGCGGGGACGCGCAGGGCCGGCTCGAGGCGGACGAGGTCGTGTTCCGGCGTCCGGGCCTCCTCCTGCGGGAGTCCGCAGGCCGGGCAGGGCAATTCGGGGGCCGTCCGCAACCGGCGGAGCTTCTCGTCGGAATCGCTCATGTACCGAGCGTGCGGGCTGCCCGCGGACGCCACAGGATCGGCAATCGGACGGGACGGGTGGGCAAGCGCGGGCGGAGGGCGACACGTGAGGCGCCCGAGGCCCCGTCGGTGCGCGGACGCCTCGTGCGGCGCGGCCGACGGACGCCCCCGGATGCTCAGCGGAGGGCTTCGTGGAGGGTGGGCACCGGGGTCAGGGTCTCGGTGAGTCCGGCCACGTCGATGATGCGCAGGGTCAGAGGGTGGCGGCAGACCACCGTCGTGCGGGCGCCGCGGGCGCGGGTGCGGCGGCTGGCGCGGACCAGGAGGGTCAGGCCGGAGCAGTCGAGGAAGGTCGTGGCGGTCAGATCCACGGCCACGACCCGGTACGGGCCCGCCGCGACGGTGTCCAGAAGCGGCGTCATCCGCTGGAGCGCGAGGATGTCGATCTCCCCGTCGAGCTCGACCACGACGCTGTCGCCGGTCTCGCGGACCACGGGCGGCGGGCCGGGGTCGGCGGCGGAACGGGTGAGGGTGAGGTGGTCTGCGCGGTGGCCCTGTCGCATGGGTCCCCCCGGGTTCGGGCACCTGTCCGGCTCCGGGAGGGGAGCCGAGGGTGTGGTCACGGAATCTCGGTATGCGGACGTACACGCGGACGCCGGGGGCTGGGGCGTCTGCGCGGTCACGGTAACGGCCGGGCCCCCGGGTTGCCCCGAGGTCTCGAATTCCCGCACGGACTCGTCACTTGATGGAGTGAATCGCATGGTGGCGGGTTGACCGGCGGGGGCGTGTCCGACCCCTCATCAGTGTCTGGTTTCCGTGGCAGGGTGTTGCGGGCAAGCCTCTGGGGGCCGACGAAGAGGGGGAACCGTGATCGTCTGGGTCAACGGCGCGTCTCGTGCGGGCAAGACCACCGCCGCCCGGGAGCTGATCGATCTGATCCCGAACTGCACGCTCTTCGACCCCGAGGTGATCGACGCCGAACTGGAGCGCCTGCTGCCGCCCAAGCGGCTCGCGGAAGTCAGCGACCGGCAGGACCTGCGCATCTGGCGACGCCTCGTGGTCGACACCGCCGCCGCCCTCCACGCCGAGCTGGGCGGGGTGCTCGTGGTGCCGCTGGCGCTGCTGCGCCAGGAGTACCGCGACGAGATCTTCGGAGGGCTCGCCGCCCGCCGCATCCCGGTCTGCCATGTGCTCCTCGCCCCAGGGGAAACGATCCTGCGCGAGCGAGACCCCGCCGGCGAGGCCCCGGCGGACATCGAGCCGTACCGTGCCGCGTTCACGACCTGGCTCGCCGCCGACGCCTACCCGGTCGACAACGGCGCCCTGACCCCGCGTGAGACCGCGATACGGATCGCCGCCGCCGTCCGTACGGGGGAGGCGGCGCCCTGCGACATCGTGCAGACACCCGAACCGACCGCCGAGACCGTCGCCGCCGGTGTGCTCCTCTTCGACGCCGAGGACCGGGTGCTGCTCGTCGACCCGACGTACAAGCCGGGCTGGGAGTTCCCCGGCGGGGTCGTCGAACCGGGGGAGGCGCCGGCGCGGGCCGGGATGCGGGAGGTCGCCGAGGAGACCGGGATACGGCTCGTCGACGTGCCGGGGCTGCTGGTCGTCGACTGGGAGCGGCCCGTGCCTCCGGCGTACGGGGGGCTGCGGATGCTGTTCGACGGGGGGCGGCTGGAGCCCGGGGTCGAAGTCGTGCTGCCGGGGCCCGAGTTGCGGGCCTGGCGGTTCGTCACGGAGGAGGAGGCGGCGGGGTTGCTGCCGCCCGTGCGGTTCGAGCGGTTGCGGTGGGCGCTGAGGGCGCGGGAGCGCGGGGCCGCGCACTATCTGGAAGCGGGGGTGCCCCTGGGGTGACCTGGGGCGTGGTGCGGGGAACTCGCCGTAGTTGTGAGGTGCGTTGTCGGCTTGCGGTGCGTCGTGGCCGGTAGCGCAGTTCCCCGCGCCCCTGGAGGCATGCGGCTTCGCCGCGCCTCCTCCCTTGGTGTGCCCCTGGAGACGTGCGCTTCGCCGCGTCCACTCCCCTTTGGTGCGCCCCCGGAGGCATGTGCTTCGCCGCGTGTCCCCCAGGGGGTCGGCCCTCAGGTCGGGAGGTCGTAGGTTGCCGCTGATGCGCGCAGTGCCGCGCCCGCGTCGCTCGTCAGCGGTTCCCCGTGGCCGAAGCAGGCCAGGTCCGGGTCCAGGGACGCCAGGTGGTGGAAGGAGCCGACGGCCCGGGGGCGGTTCTGGTTGAAGACACCGAGGACGATCTGGGAGTCCACGGGGGACGCGGCGATCGCGTCGCCGGTGAACAGGACGCCGTGGTGCGGGAGATGGAGGGCGATCGAGCCCTCCGTGTGGCCCGGCGCCGGGACCACCACCGCGCCGCCGCCGATGCCGTCGAGGAGCTCGCCGTCCTTCAGTTCCCGCACCGAGGACGGGAGTTCGGGGTGCGCGGGCGGGGCCGGGAGGGCGGCCAGGGCCGCGGCGTGGATCGGGCGCTCCCAGTCCTCGAAGACCGGGTCGGGGCCGGGGCGTTCGCCGCGGATGTACGGGGCGTCGAGGTGGTGGGCGAGGATCTCGGCGCCGCTGATACGGGCGAACTCGACGGCTCCGCCCGCGTGGTCCTCGTGGAAGTGGGTGAGGACGATGCGGCGCACGTCCTGCGGGGCGTGCCCCCAGTCTCGTACGGCGTCGGCGATCGGCCCGCCCGCGCCGTACGCGCCCGCGTCGATCAGGGTCAGCTCGGAGCCGTCCCGCCAGAGGTAGGCCTGGCCGACGGGGAAGCGCAGGAGGCGCAGGCGCGGAGTGAGGTCACGGATCTCGGTCAGGGCGTAGGGCTTCATGCCGTGAACGTAGGCGCGGAACGGGCCGAGGGCCGCCCGTCTCTGCCGGGAGCAGAGAGGAGCGGCCCTCGGGAACGCGTCAGTTGGCGGCAGCCGCGTACTTCTGGAGGAACAGCGCCTCCGCCACCGAGAGCCGCTTGAGCTCGTCCGGCGACACGCTCTCGTTCACCGCGTGGATCTGCGCCTCCGGCTCGCTG
This window harbors:
- a CDS encoding LacI family DNA-binding transcriptional regulator, whose product is MDRTARRTESRYGNRPTMKDVAARAGVGLKTVSRVVNGEPGVTPDTERRVQEAIAALGFRRNDSARVLRKGRTASIGLVLEDLADPFYGPLSRAVEEVARAHGALLINGSSAEDPEREQELVLALCARRVDGLVVIPAGDDHRYLEPEIAAGVATVFVDRPAGRIDADVVLSDSFGGARDGVAHLIAGGHRRIGFIGDQPRIHTAAERLRGYRAAMEDAGIPVADRWMSLGVTDPERVRRAAEEMLTGPDPVTAIFAGNNRVTVTVIRVLAEQRRSVALVGFDDIELGDLLSPGVTVVAQDAAQLGRTAAERLFRQLDGATLLPERIELPTRLIRRGSGELPPAD
- a CDS encoding NUDIX domain-containing protein: MIVWVNGASRAGKTTAARELIDLIPNCTLFDPEVIDAELERLLPPKRLAEVSDRQDLRIWRRLVVDTAAALHAELGGVLVVPLALLRQEYRDEIFGGLAARRIPVCHVLLAPGETILRERDPAGEAPADIEPYRAAFTTWLAADAYPVDNGALTPRETAIRIAAAVRTGEAAPCDIVQTPEPTAETVAAGVLLFDAEDRVLLVDPTYKPGWEFPGGVVEPGEAPARAGMREVAEETGIRLVDVPGLLVVDWERPVPPAYGGLRMLFDGGRLEPGVEVVLPGPELRAWRFVTEEEAAGLLPPVRFERLRWALRARERGAAHYLEAGVPLG
- a CDS encoding ROK family protein; amino-acid sequence: MHMDLVAALDIGGTKIAGALVDDRGRILLRAQRPTPAQEDGDTVMGAVEAVLDELAASPLWSGARAVGIGSAGPVDRLGGTVSPVNVPGWRGFPLVSRVRSHVGGLPVELVGDGVAMTAAEHWQGAARGHDNALCMVVSTGVGGGLILGGQLHPGPTGNAGHIGHISVDLDGDLCPCGARGCVERIASGPNIARRALSDGWRPGPDGDASAAAVARAARAGDRAAVASFERAAQALAAGIAATATLVEIDIAVIGGGVAKAGEVLFAPLRRALRDYATLSFVQRLEVAPASTGTDAGLVGAAAAALRMGARAGEAHPQAV
- a CDS encoding DUF6986 family protein, whose product is MGQQEKVSTSLAGAVSEGISASLAPVDAELERRYPGDPGTRQPVHTVYVPGDAFDAGTIRSWGDQALAMLDEHAPDAASFAEVLGLSDELAEPVYSRVRAKLEREPVEDLRVDFEDGYRPKSDADEDETAARAARVISEAFANGTAAPYMGIRMKCMEAPVRDRGIRTLDIFLTGLMEHGGLPEGLVLTLPKVTYPEQVTAMVRLVEAFEKQHGLDAGRIGFEIQIETSQSILGADGTAAVAKMIDAAEGRATGLHYGTFDYSACLGVSAAYQASDHPAADYAKAVMQVAAAGTGVRVSDGSTNVLPIGTTAKVHDAMRLHYGLTRRALARAYYQGWDMHPGHIPTRYAAVFAFYREGFEAAAARLAAYAKQAAGDIADEPATAKALAGYLLRGMDCGALDSGEVVSRTGLTLAGLEHYAGPRRGDLTVKGK
- a CDS encoding MBL fold metallo-hydrolase, with protein sequence MKPYALTEIRDLTPRLRLLRFPVGQAYLWRDGSELTLIDAGAYGAGGPIADAVRDWGHAPQDVRRIVLTHFHEDHAGGAVEFARISGAEILAHHLDAPYIRGERPGPDPVFEDWERPIHAAALAALPAPPAHPELPSSVRELKDGELLDGIGGGAVVVPAPGHTEGSIALHLPHHGVLFTGDAIAASPVDSQIVLGVFNQNRPRAVGSFHHLASLDPDLACFGHGEPLTSDAGAALRASAATYDLPT
- a CDS encoding class I SAM-dependent methyltransferase, producing MRALLSGKTARRALRPVVDLIDQRIDQRVERRVAPLRHRQRPLELLLDGTGRGPSRLPAQVHLDRLVGELEQLTGDRAGAERNVAQSFRLLIALESLGVGRIAGGTMNICGKLSAVPLLDPPNDDVLEIGTLYGMFGAAMIRMLERAGRDPRLTIVDPLAGLQLQPGTTEGADPTGTPVRGAAVRTNLALAGEAGAAARIQRGFSGDPDVRTAVADRAYGVIIVDGDHSAPGVAADLAWAEEIAAPGAIVVLDDFGHAKWPGIKEAFEKHMAGDTRLRFLGQAANSGFLRAD
- a CDS encoding STAS domain-containing protein produces the protein MRQGHRADHLTLTRSAADPGPPPVVRETGDSVVVELDGEIDILALQRMTPLLDTVAAGPYRVVAVDLTATTFLDCSGLTLLVRASRRTRARGARTTVVCRHPLTLRIIDVAGLTETLTPVPTLHEALR
- a CDS encoding LysE family translocator, which encodes MDTTTLAAFLMVDLLLVFTPGADWAYAISAGLRGRSVVPAVAGLIAGHAVYALVAVAGLAVVVASYPAALTALTVAGAGYLLWLGWGVLRQPAVPAAAAEGPDTSRLQAMIKGAGTSGLNPKALLLYFSLFPQFIDPATGWPAAAQTGLLSTVHLIACAVVYLAVGVLARTVLSTRPSAARIVTRVSGAMMIAIGALLLVERLVG
- a CDS encoding DUF6083 domain-containing protein, with the translated sequence MSDSDEKLRRLRTAPELPCPACGLPQEEARTPEHDLVRLEPALRVPAHVVPAERRWIELSDGRVTVYGVCPVDGAQQCRIEHVLVCPEQALPDLWPWLTALRAETRRRADRQRGTSRPLRAAAPTRAEAGRRSRSS
- a CDS encoding Lrp/AsnC family transcriptional regulator, with amino-acid sequence MDALDRKILAELQFDGRLTITELAARVQLSVSPCHRRLRDLEREGAIRGYRAVVDPAAVGLNFEALVFATLRWETPDTVTAFEEAVTAVPHVLQAQRLFGEPDYLLRVATSDLAAFQQLYDEQLARLPGVQRLTSTLVMKNVIADRPLPE